In one Anticarsia gemmatalis isolate Benzon Research Colony breed Stoneville strain chromosome 9, ilAntGemm2 primary, whole genome shotgun sequence genomic region, the following are encoded:
- the Rab3-GAP gene encoding rab3 GTPase activating protein, whose amino-acid sequence MSCQVEQIADCGDISSLGRALFISDKEDSNWLPLCAISLSSCSNLLAVGYKSRLCLLTNQWISSTDSNTFLISWSGTLSSDITFVLALPICPSQQSSQNGPDWFCIIVGFKNGSVGFYTNTGHLLLLEKLEDKPVLKISCHTGTYGTLPDDVHILFQSCECIISGSSLFQVLRNAKAQLAKVRAGMQDEYSVDSRNINIRKWMFSDQETINDAAVVGLDLKNTYDHLLAASTYGGYDVWYRSVPPVNTLILGAGSKPYVGFHYALEGGTAPPLQDVARAVANKIKSALPGWLGGGNQDNSVAASEPLVRSENLSMRNGFYDGQRHGNVVAVSPDRRLAAIVDNFGRVAVLDVTRGHLIRLFKGYRDAQCAFVQIFEVDDKKPQLSVVKELKRAIFLIIYNPKKGLIDIRLMQRGNRVAAFTATKNGLLLYNTCGLVGAEKNYSYKKLNLPEFQCVLIDPDGKLKKFTIPFYYALEGEHSQRSKDLHALRDLRELLKKPSTCADYVDELITKASELKTLDLKKHFLDLMVRKYEVSPKLVMACVDVFWDSIEDDKVNLQDLEIKNYFANLALVTLFFRNINSDDTDDMQNLMDKIRTFLNTPNEEVITESADPDTPLEEAGQPLHFELLEDDNCILERLLTLAQENNYKEPHHARVTFADSSTSTYKEFISCFKLDEKLKYISLKSDASSEKISNLACITFKSIFKITDVTALTTFVRDCNLDPKEIVKLLIMHLMDMPLEEISIELIEKFIKVLYYLCNVTEDATCIAYNETSPWWQDIRDLLVDMSCPLRSMIVAMACKSVSKMFEAKCQEKEEDIWESVTKENAKWGILIGKLEDISILSIILMFKDSFASTSLQRLQMSEFNINLKYIYTRGKGSVTELIAKWLCGMGVVPEAVVANELIEKYSSLCTEEPESNDEDDSDYLFIENNRFYVDENPKIFKWLSLLRQQFPLSTSSDYIIANMCWEYAMAWQKSMQNCEYLKTVLRCLECIRNLHIRLGLFSIIWSTYIKHIFEMSCRLVNKVGRLPKDPLCLQDVGFDSTSMMHFLDTTTKYLDEFLSCSNTSVTQKKNKIIFEKIWDESTPSLVEVAQETKNVNNNILNLNHQISCTVYYMCHFNVKMSKPLDNLYDIDYQYVLEALAGNMVSREINMKASDKLRNPRMKFITKLIRAAVETINSSESDVPYITYDCEECLTWIEKITLLAELWNIDGDFVKRQQVISLYHLGYDLVAENLIGLVEEPEVILPPLIAITTQRFKRDLEHSSNQPEWIVSLPPQLFKRIRITELDTSIPAHPSLTTTKMVLQKVLSQMDKRAKNNDTNIQNIKLIDLFIESCDVLIRRKL is encoded by the exons ATGTCGTGCCAAGTCGAACAAATAGCGGACTGTGGGGATATATCTAGTTTAGGGAGGGCCTTGTTTATATCGGACAAAGAAG atTCAAATTGGTTACCTCTTTGTGCTATATCATTATCATCTTGCAGTAATTTATTAGCAGTTGGGTACAAAAGTCGTCTTTGTTTGTTAACTAATCAATGGATTAGTTCAACAGACAGTAATACATTTCTGATATCATGGAGTGGAACTTTATCATCAGACATAACATTTGTTTTGGCTTTACCCATATGTCCATCACAACAATCTTCTCAG AATGGCCCAGATTGGTTTTGCATTATTGTTGGATTTAAGAATGGTAGTGTTGGATTTTACACCAACACAGGGCACTTATTATTACTTGAAAAATTAGAGGACAAACCTGTGTTGAAAATCTCTTGCCACACAGGAACATATGGGACTTTGCCAGATGATGTACACATACTGTTTCAAAGTTGTGAGTGTATTATATCTGGCTCTAGCCTGTTTCAGGTGCTACGAAATGCTAAAGCTCAACTAGCCAAAG TGCGGGCTGGTATGCAGGATGAATATTCTGTGGACAGTCGCAATATTAATATACGCAAGTGGATGTTTTCTGACCAGGAAACTATCAATGATGCTGCTGTAGTTGGACTAGACCTAAAAAATACCTACGATCATCTTTTAGCAGCGTCCACTTATGGGGGCTATGATGTATG GTACCGATCTGTTCCACCAGTTAACACATTAATTCTTGGAGCAGGTTCCAAACCCTATGTTGGTTTCCATTACGCTTTAGAAGGTGGAACAGCACCACCATTACAGGATGTTGCAAGAGCggttgcaaataaaataaaatcagctCTCCC GGGCTGGTTAGGAGGCGGGAACCAAGATAATTCAGTAGCAGCAAGTGAGCCACTAGTACGATCTGAAAACTTGTCGATGCGTAATGGATTCTATGATGGGCAGCGACATGGGAACGTCGTTGCTGTTTCACCTGACCGCCGTCTTGCCGCAATCGTTGATAACTTTGGCCGAGTCGCCGTTCTTGATGTCACACGAGGGCATTTGATCAGACTCTTTAAAGGCTATAGAGATGCCCAGTGTGCATTTGTTCAA atttttgaAGTAGATGACAAGAAACCACAGCTCTCAGTGGTTAAGGAATTAAAAAGAGCAATTTTTTTGATTATATACAATCCCAAAAAAGGCCTGATTGATATTAGATTAATGCAAAGAGGAAACCGAGTGGCCGCATTTACCGCTACAAAAAACGGCCTCCTTTTATACAATACATGTGGTTTAGTTGGTGCAGAAAAGAATTATTCATACAAGAAGCTTAATTTACCAGAATTCCAATGTGTTTTGATAGATCCAGATGGAAAGTTAAAAAAGTTTACCATACCATTTTATTACGCATTGGAAGGAGAACATTCGCAACGATCCAAAGACTTGCATGCTCTGAGAGACTTACGCGAACTATTAAAAAAGCCATCTACTTGTGCAGATTATGTTGATGAATTGATTACAAAAGCATCAGAACTGAAAACGTTGGATCTAAAAAAGCATTTCTTAGATTTAATGGTGAGAAAATATGAAGTGTCACCAAAACTAGTGATGGCTTGCGTAGATGTATTTTGGGATAGTATTGAAGATGATAAAGTCaaccttcaagatctcgaaattaaaaactattttgcgAATCTCGCATTAGTTACGTTATTCTTCAGAAACATTAATAGCGATGACACTGACGATATGCAGAATTTAATGGATAAAATACGAACATTTCTAAACACTCCAAATGAAGAAGTAATAACAGAGAGTGCAGATCCAGATACCCCGTTAGAGGAAGCTGGTCAACCTTTGCATTTTGAACTTTTAGAAGATGACAATTGTATACTAGAGAGATTGTTGACTCTCGctcaagaaaataattataaagaaccTCATCACGCCAGAGTTACATTTGCGGATAGTAGTACTAGCACTTACAAAGAATTTATATCGTGCTTTAAATTAgatgaaaaactaaaatacatttCCTTGAAATCTGATGCTTCATCAGAGAAAATCAGTAATCTCGCCTGCATTACATTTAAAtccatatttaaaattactgacGTTACTGCACTGACTACCTTTGTCAGAGACTGCAACTTGGATCCGAAAGAAATtgtaaaactattaattatgcatttaatGGATATGCCTTTGGAAGAAATAAGCATAGAACTTATTGAGAAGTTTATCAAGGTTTTATACTATTTATGCAACGTTACAGAAGACGCCACTTGTATAGCTTACAACGAGACATCGCCGTGGTGGCAAGATATCCGTGATCTGCTCGTAGACATGTCCTGCCCTCTTAGAAGCATGATAGTAGCAATGGCTTGTAAATCTGTTAGCAAAATGTTCGAAGCTAAATGTCAGGAGAAAGAAGAAGATATCTGGGAGTCTGTTACAAAAGAAAATGCTAAATGGGGTATATTGATCGGAAAATTAGAAGACATATCAATTCTTAGTATTATTCTTATGTTCAAAGATTCTTTCGCAAGCACATCACTTCAGCGACTGCAAATGAGTGAGTTCAACATCAATCTCAAGTACATATATACGAGAGGGAAAGGTTCTGTGACAGAATTAATAGCGAAATGGTTGTGTGGTATGGGAGTAGTACCAGAAGCTGTCGTGGCTAATGAATTAATCGAGAAATATTCTAGCCTTTGTACAGAAGAACCCGAATCTAATGATGAGGATGATTCTGATTAtcttttcatagaaaataatcGGTTCTATGTCGACGAAAATCCTAAGATATTTAAGTGGCTGTCTCTTTTACGTCAGCAGTTTCCGTTAAGTACTTCCTCTGATTACATAATAGCGAACATGTGCTGGGAATATGCTATGGCATGGCAAAAATCTATGCAAAACTGTGAATATCTTAAAACAGTTCTACGATGTCTAGAATGTATCAGAAACTTGCACATAAGATTAGGTTTGTTTTCTATTATATGGTCTACTTATATCAAACATATCTTCGAAATGAGCTGCCGCTTAGTCAATAAAGTCGGTAGATTACCTAAAGATCCACTGTGTCTTCAAGATGTTGGCTTTGACAGTACAAGTATGATGCATTTCCTTGATACtactacaaaatatttggaTGAATTTCTGAGTTGCTCTAATACTTCCGTTactcaaaagaaaaataaaataatatttgagaaGATTTGGGATGAGAGCACCCCCTCCTTAGTAGAAGTTGCgcaagaaacaaaaaatgttaacaataatatactaAATTTAAATCATCAAATATCGTGCACTGTATATTACATGTGCCACTTTAATGTTAAGATGTCCAAACCACTGGACAATCTGTACGATATTGACTATCAATACGTATTAGAGGCTTTGGCAGGCAACATGGTTAGCagagaaataaatatgaaagctTCAGACAAACTGAGAAACCCTAGAATGAAGTTCATAACAAAACTAATTAGGGCAGCTGTGGAAACAATCAACTCATCAGAAAGTGATGTTCCTTACATTACTTACGATTGTGAAGAATGTCTAACTTGGATAGAAAAAATCACTCTACTTGCCGAGCTGTGGAACATTGATGGCGATTTCGTAAAACGTCAGCAG gtcATTTCGTTATATCACCTTGGATATGACTTAGTAGCTGAAAATTTAATTGGCCTAGTAGAAGAACCTGAAGTGATTCTTCCACCTTTAATAGCTATAACAACACAAAGATTTAAAAGGGATCTAGAACATTCCAGCAATCAACCGGAATGGATAGTTTCATTGCCTCCACAACTTTTCAAGCGCATTCGTATAACG GAGCTCGACACTTCGATACCAGCCCATCCATCACTGACAACCACCAAAATGGTACTCCAAAAAGTACTTTCACAAATGGATAAGAGAGCCAAAAACAATGACACAAAcattcaaaacataaaattaatagacCTATTTATAGAGAGTTGCGATGTATTGATAAGGCGAAAGTTGTAA
- the CCT4 gene encoding chaperonin containing TCP1 subunit 4 encodes MAPKAGGDSAKVNSAVYKDKSKPTDIRLSNINAAKAVSDAIRTSLGPRGMDKMIQAANGEVTITNDGATILKQMSVIHPAAKMLVELSRAQDIEAGDGTTSVVVIAGALLDAAEKLLQKGIHPTVISDGFQKALQMALQVVEGMSTPVDLTNEDALLKAAATSLNSKVVSQHSTILAPIAVQAIRAVMEPIVGGVGARVDLRDVKVIERIGGTVEDTELIQGLVIPHRASNVSGPHRIEKAKVGLIQFCISPPKTDMDHNVIVSDYAAMDRVLKEERQYILNIVKQIKKAGCNVLLVQKSILRDALSDLAVHFLDKIKTMVIKDIEREDIEFVCKTLGCRPIASLDHFTAENLVNVDLVEEVNEPAGKYIKMTGCGQGGRTVSVLVRGTSGAVVAEAARSLHDALCAVRCVARRPALLAGGGAPEAAAAAALARASLAAPGADHYCLRAYADALDVVPSTLAENAGLNPIETVTELRAAHAGGAESGVGSNAGVNVRRGRVTDMRQEHVLQPLHVTASALALSTETVRAILKIDDIVNTLN; translated from the exons atGGCTCCAAAAGCTGGTGGTGACTCTGCTAAAGTTAATTCAGCAGTATACAAAGATAAAAGCAAACCAACTGACATAAGGCTCAGCAATATCAATGCCGCAAAAG CTGTATCTGATGCCATCCGGACCAGTCTGGGACCTCGTGGTATGGACAAAAtg ATCCAAGCTGCAAATGGTGAAGTCACTATTACAAATGATGGAGCCACAATTTTGAAACAGATGAGTGTCATTCACCCAGCTGCCAAAATG ttggtTGAACTGTCTCGTGCACAAGATATTGAGGCTGGTGATGGCACCACATCTGTTGTTGTCATTGCTGGAGCTCTGCTTGATGCAGCTGAGAAACTACTCCAGAAAGGGATTCATCCTACAGTAATTTCAGATGGTTTCCAGAAAGCCCTGCAAATGGCCTTGcaa gttGTAGAAGGCATGTCTACCCCCGTTGACTTGACAAATGAAGATGCGCTGTTGAAAGCAGCAGCCACATCTCTGAATTCCAAAGTAGTATCACAGCATTCAACAATCCTTGCTCCTATTGCAGTACAAGCTATTCGTGCAG TTATGGAGCCCATCGTAGGAGGAGTTGGCGCACGTGTAGACCTTCGTGACGTCAAAGTAATCGAACGTATTGGAGGAACAGTTGAAGACACTGAACTTATACAAGGTCTTGTGATTCCGCACCGTGCTTCTAACGTCAGTGGTCCCCACAGAATTGAGAAAGCCAAAGTTGGACTTATACAGTTCTGCATTTCACCACCAAAGACAGAC ATGGATCATAATGTCATCGTATCTGACTACGCAGCGATGGATCGTGTATTAAAGGAGGAGcgccagtacattttaaacatcgTCAAGCAAATTAAAAAGGCCGGATGTAATGTTCTCTTGGTTCAGAAATCTATTCTAAG AGACGCTTTGAGCGACCTGGCCGTGCACTTCTTGGATAAAATTAAGACCATGGTGATCAAGGACATCGAACGCGAAGACATCGAGTTCGTGTGCAAGACCTTGGGATGCCGACCGATCGCCTCGCTCGACCACTTCACCGCAGAGAACCTCGTCAACGTGGACCTCGTGGAGGAGGTGAACGAACCCGCCGGAAAGTATATCAAG ATGACGGGTTGCGGACAGGGCGGGCGCACGGTGTCGGTGCTGGTGCGCGGCACGAGCGGCGCCGTGGTGGCCGAGGCGGCGCGCTCGCTGCACGACGCGCTGTGCGCCGTGCGCTGCGTGGCGCGTCGCCCCGCGCTGTTGGCGGGCGGAGGAGCACCCGAGGCGGCGGCGGCTGCGGCGCTAGCCCGCGCCTCTCTGGCCGCGCCCGGCGCCGACCACTACTGTCTGCGCGCCTACGCTGACGCGCTCGACGTTGTGCCGTCTACGCTGGCCGAGAATGCGG GGCTGAACCCGATCGAGACGGTGACGGAACTGCGCGCGGCGCACGCGGGCGGTGCGGAGAGCGGCGTCGGCTCCAATGCGGGCGTGAACGTACGGCGCGGCCGCGTCACGGACATGCGTCAGGAGCACGTGCTGCAGCCACTGCATGTCACCGCGTCCGCGTTGGCGCTCTCCACCGAAACTGTACGCGCTATACTCAAGATCGACGACATC GTAAATACTTTAAATTGA